CCAGCGAGCCGTCATGGGCGGAGAGGTCGAGGCGATCAAGGTGACAATGGGAATCTACGAGCATAAAAAAGACTACAACTTACATCGTATGAGTGGGACGGTCGGACTTCAGGGCTCCGGCCAGATGGGTTTCGATGCGACTGCGCGCGGTGTTGTCGCCATCGTTGAACTGCACGCCGACACCCGCCGCGCGATTGCCTTGCGCACCTTTTGGGGTAATCCAGGTGACTTTACCGGCCACCGGAATCTTCTCCGCCTCATCCATCAGGTTCAGCAGCATGAACACCTCATCACCCAACTTGTAGCTCTTGTTGGTCGGGATGAACAGGCCACCGTTCTTGATGAACGGCATGTAGGCTGCATAAAG
The sequence above is drawn from the Pseudomonas sp. FP2196 genome and encodes:
- a CDS encoding PilZ domain-containing protein yields the protein MNEPISPGPRNGILSLTIKDKSVLYAAYMPFIKNGGLFIPTNKSYKLGDEVFMLLNLMDEAEKIPVAGKVTWITPKGAQGNRAAGVGVQFNDGDNTARSRIETHLAGALKSDRPTHTM